The proteins below come from a single Saccharopolyspora sp. SCSIO 74807 genomic window:
- the recN gene encoding DNA repair protein RecN — MLAEMRIQGLGVIDDATLELHPGLTVVTGETGAGKTMVVTGLHLLSGGRADASRVRSDTPRALVEGRFEVTADSGAVKVAREAGAEPDEDGSLLALRSVNSDGRSRAHLGGRAVPNAVLSDLSDQLLAVHGQNDQLRLLRPGEQRAALDRFAGEPVASALAEYQRVRAEWTEVVRELKERTERAQEWAREADLLRHGLSEIDAVAPERGEDQALVDEARRLSDVDQLREIATGAQQAVSGAADGDPEAPGAMGMLGDARRRLGGAEDPALRDLEPRVAEAAAVLADVGAELGGYLDRLEVDPGRLEQVLARQAELKNLTKKYAADVDGVLEWAAEARNRLAGMDTSEEALAELAGRRDELAGELAQHGQALSDARVEAASGLAESVSAELSGLAMAQARLEVVVEPKEANADDRSALRVGDRTLTAGPEGTDEVELRLVAHSGAPALPIHKGASGGELSRVMLALEVVLADADTVPTLVFDEVDAGVGGRAAVEIGRRLARLARTHQVIVVTHLAQVAAYADRHLVVDKGSNDTGLTRSDVRTVADERRVAELARMLAGLDSTATGRAHAEELLATAASDKADTGSGQGSGKSKGTRKRSR, encoded by the coding sequence GTGTTGGCGGAGATGCGCATCCAGGGACTGGGCGTCATCGATGACGCCACGCTCGAGCTGCACCCGGGATTGACCGTGGTGACCGGTGAGACCGGGGCGGGCAAAACGATGGTGGTCACGGGGCTGCACCTGCTCAGCGGCGGGCGTGCCGACGCGTCGCGGGTCCGGTCCGACACCCCTCGAGCGCTGGTGGAGGGACGTTTCGAGGTCACCGCGGACTCGGGCGCCGTCAAGGTCGCGCGAGAGGCCGGTGCCGAACCCGACGAGGACGGCAGTCTCCTCGCACTGCGCAGTGTGAACTCGGACGGTCGTTCGCGCGCGCACCTGGGAGGACGGGCGGTGCCGAACGCGGTGCTGTCCGATCTTTCCGACCAGCTGCTGGCCGTGCACGGGCAGAACGATCAGCTCCGGTTGCTGCGCCCCGGTGAGCAGCGCGCGGCGTTGGACCGTTTCGCGGGTGAGCCGGTCGCCTCCGCGCTGGCCGAGTACCAGCGGGTCCGTGCCGAGTGGACCGAGGTGGTCCGCGAGCTCAAGGAGCGCACCGAGCGCGCTCAGGAATGGGCGCGGGAGGCGGACCTGCTGCGGCACGGCCTGTCCGAGATCGACGCCGTCGCTCCGGAGCGGGGAGAGGATCAGGCTCTGGTCGACGAAGCCCGCCGGCTTTCGGACGTCGATCAGCTGCGCGAGATCGCCACCGGCGCACAGCAAGCGGTCAGCGGTGCTGCGGACGGCGACCCGGAAGCCCCCGGTGCCATGGGGATGCTCGGGGACGCGCGGCGCAGGCTCGGCGGTGCTGAGGACCCGGCGCTGCGCGACTTGGAACCTCGGGTCGCCGAAGCCGCCGCGGTGCTGGCCGATGTCGGCGCCGAGCTCGGCGGTTACCTGGACCGGCTGGAGGTCGACCCGGGTCGGCTGGAGCAGGTGCTGGCACGCCAAGCCGAGCTCAAGAACCTGACGAAGAAGTACGCCGCCGACGTCGACGGGGTTCTGGAATGGGCCGCGGAGGCGCGTAACCGGCTGGCGGGGATGGACACCTCCGAAGAGGCGCTGGCCGAACTCGCGGGACGCCGCGATGAGTTGGCCGGTGAACTCGCACAGCACGGCCAGGCGCTGTCGGACGCTCGCGTCGAGGCTGCGAGCGGACTCGCGGAGTCGGTCTCCGCGGAACTGTCCGGGCTGGCCATGGCACAGGCCCGGCTGGAGGTCGTCGTGGAGCCGAAGGAGGCCAACGCCGACGATCGATCGGCGCTGCGCGTCGGGGACCGGACGTTGACGGCCGGCCCGGAGGGCACCGACGAGGTGGAACTGCGCCTGGTCGCGCATTCGGGCGCGCCGGCACTGCCGATTCACAAGGGGGCTTCGGGCGGCGAACTCTCCCGCGTGATGCTCGCGCTGGAAGTGGTGCTTGCCGACGCCGACACGGTGCCGACGCTGGTGTTCGACGAGGTCGATGCCGGGGTGGGTGGCCGCGCCGCAGTGGAGATCGGTCGGCGGCTGGCCCGATTGGCCCGCACGCACCAAGTCATCGTCGTCACGCACCTCGCGCAGGTCGCCGCGTACGCCGATCGGCACCTCGTGGTCGACAAGGGTTCCAACGACACGGGACTGACTCGCAGCGACGTGCGCACCGTGGCGGACGAGCGCCGAGTGGCCGAACTCGCCCGGATGCTGGCGGGCCTGGACTCGACCGCGACCGGCCGCGCGCACGCGGAGGAGTTGCTGGCGACTGCGGCCTCGGACAAGGCGGATACCGGCAGTGGCCAGGGAAGCGGCAAGAGCAAGGGGACGCGTAAGCGCAGCCGCTGA
- a CDS encoding NAD kinase yields MTREVLLVVHTGRQHNLRTAEKVAGQLVGAGVRVRVLEDEARELSPGCYTEAVPTGLHAAAGTELVFVLGGDGTLLRAAELARLPGVPVFGVNLGRVGFLAGADSDALDQAVLAVVEGRYHVEERMTIDVTAMLDGRVLATTWALNEASVEKSSRERILDAVVEVDGQPVSAFGCDGVLCSTPTGSTAYAFSAGGPVVWPEVQALLVVPSNAHALFARPLVVSRNSTLALEIDQAGHDAVLCCDGQRHFDLPAGARVEVVAGANPLRLVRLYDASFTERLVRKFELPVQGWRGPAAD; encoded by the coding sequence TTGACCCGAGAAGTGCTGTTGGTGGTGCACACCGGCAGGCAGCACAACCTGCGCACGGCGGAGAAGGTCGCGGGACAGCTCGTCGGCGCCGGGGTGCGGGTCCGGGTCCTGGAGGACGAGGCGCGCGAGCTCAGCCCGGGCTGCTACACCGAGGCCGTGCCCACCGGACTGCACGCCGCTGCCGGCACCGAGTTGGTGTTCGTCCTCGGTGGCGATGGCACCTTGTTGCGAGCCGCGGAGTTGGCGAGGCTGCCAGGAGTGCCCGTTTTCGGGGTGAACCTGGGCCGGGTGGGGTTCCTGGCCGGGGCGGACTCGGATGCGCTGGACCAGGCGGTGCTGGCTGTCGTCGAAGGGCGCTACCACGTCGAGGAACGCATGACCATCGATGTCACTGCGATGCTCGACGGTCGCGTGCTCGCCACTACGTGGGCGTTGAACGAGGCCAGCGTCGAGAAGAGCAGCCGGGAACGCATCCTCGACGCCGTCGTGGAGGTCGACGGCCAACCGGTCTCGGCTTTCGGCTGCGACGGGGTGCTGTGCTCCACCCCGACCGGATCGACGGCCTATGCGTTCTCCGCCGGTGGTCCGGTCGTCTGGCCCGAAGTGCAGGCATTGCTCGTGGTTCCCAGCAATGCGCACGCGCTGTTCGCGCGACCGTTGGTGGTGTCCCGGAACTCGACGCTCGCGCTGGAGATCGATCAGGCCGGCCACGACGCGGTGCTGTGCTGTGACGGGCAACGGCACTTCGACCTGCCGGCGGGCGCCAGGGTGGAGGTCGTCGCCGGTGCCAACCCGCTGCGCCTGGTCCGGTTGTACGACGCGTCCTTCACCGAACGCTTGGTGCGCAAGTTCGAGTTGCCGGTGCAGGGATGGCGCGGGCCCGCGGCGGATTGA
- the steA gene encoding putative cytokinetic ring protein SteA, which produces MKISGLLTRQEDSRPGVAGTARVAHRPGELPRRFGPGDVVVFDHVDLDRRTADALVEAGVVGVVNAAPSISGRFPNLGPEVLSGADVTLIDDVGSDVLRSVKDGARIRLHEGVVYSGDEELAYGQEQDADSIADQLIEAKAGMTAQLEAFSANTIEFLRTERMLILDGIGVPDVSVPMEGRHVLVLAPGYGHVDDLKRLKRYIKHYRPVLIGVDTGADTLRRAGYHPDVVVGDPNGIETATLKRGTEVVVPAHVDGHAPGIERIQDLGIGALTFPASGNPEDLALLIADARAAQLVVTVGFQATLHEFLDRGRSGSNPSTFLTRLRLGSRLVDGSAVAVLQRGTGSNAALLLLVLAVLAVVFIALAASGFGTSFLAVLQDAGQSALALVKGWFV; this is translated from the coding sequence ATGAAGATCAGTGGTCTCCTCACCCGCCAGGAGGACAGCCGTCCTGGTGTGGCCGGGACGGCGCGGGTAGCGCACCGTCCCGGCGAACTGCCGCGGCGGTTCGGCCCGGGCGACGTCGTCGTGTTCGATCACGTGGACCTCGATCGCCGCACCGCGGACGCCTTGGTCGAAGCCGGTGTGGTGGGGGTGGTCAACGCCGCGCCGTCGATCTCGGGACGCTTCCCCAACCTGGGGCCGGAGGTCCTCTCCGGCGCGGACGTCACCCTGATCGACGACGTCGGTTCGGACGTCCTGCGATCGGTCAAGGACGGCGCGCGCATTCGGTTGCACGAGGGCGTGGTGTACTCCGGCGACGAGGAACTCGCCTACGGCCAGGAACAGGACGCGGACTCGATCGCGGATCAGCTCATCGAGGCCAAGGCCGGGATGACCGCGCAGTTGGAAGCTTTCTCCGCCAACACCATCGAGTTCTTGCGCACCGAGCGGATGCTGATCCTGGACGGGATCGGGGTTCCGGACGTGAGCGTGCCGATGGAAGGCCGCCACGTGCTCGTGCTGGCGCCCGGCTACGGGCACGTCGACGACCTCAAACGGCTCAAGCGGTACATCAAGCATTACCGCCCGGTGCTGATCGGAGTGGACACCGGAGCGGACACGCTGCGACGTGCCGGATATCACCCCGACGTGGTCGTCGGTGACCCCAACGGCATCGAGACGGCCACCCTCAAACGGGGCACCGAAGTGGTCGTTCCCGCTCATGTCGACGGACACGCTCCCGGCATCGAGCGCATCCAGGACCTGGGTATCGGTGCGTTGACGTTCCCGGCCTCCGGCAATCCCGAAGACTTGGCCTTGCTGATCGCGGATGCTCGTGCGGCGCAGCTGGTGGTGACCGTGGGGTTCCAGGCGACCCTGCACGAGTTCCTGGACCGGGGTCGCTCCGGATCGAACCCGTCCACGTTCCTGACCCGGTTGCGGCTGGGCAGCAGGCTCGTCGACGGGTCGGCCGTTGCGGTCTTGCAGCGCGGGACCGGCTCGAATGCAGCGCTTCTGCTGCTGGTGCTGGCCGTGCTCGCGGTCGTGTTCATCGCGCTGGCGGCATCGGGATTCGGGACCTCGTTCCTCGCCGTGCTGCAGGATGCCGGGCAGTCCGCGCTCGCGTTGGTGAAGGGGTGGTTCGTGTGA
- a CDS encoding ParA family protein: MSTPQPSAEGRSRGAVDLSIAPEKPGVAGDAAELDQDGNVGPTGRPRRHIPEPPLLDRHGPASVLAMCNQKGGVGKTTSTINLGAALAEYGRRVLLVDFDPQGALSVGLGVQPHQLEQTIYNVIMERSVKVQDVVRSTTVEGMDLLPSNIDLSAAEVQLVAEVGREQTLGRVLYPAMKEYDFILVDCQPSLGLLTVNALAAADGVVIPLECEFFSLRGVALLIDTIEKVQERLNPKLEISGILATMFDPRTLHSREVMSRVVEAFGDIVFDSVINRTVRFPETTVAGEPITRWAPRSAGAQAYRSLAREVIAR; the protein is encoded by the coding sequence ATGTCGACACCGCAGCCCTCCGCCGAAGGGCGGTCCCGGGGCGCGGTCGACCTGAGCATCGCCCCGGAGAAGCCCGGTGTCGCGGGTGACGCGGCCGAGTTGGACCAGGATGGCAACGTCGGCCCGACCGGCAGGCCGCGCAGGCACATTCCCGAGCCGCCGCTGCTGGATCGGCACGGCCCGGCCTCGGTGCTGGCCATGTGCAACCAGAAGGGCGGCGTCGGCAAGACCACGTCGACGATCAACCTGGGTGCTGCGCTGGCCGAGTACGGCCGGCGGGTGCTGCTGGTGGACTTCGATCCGCAGGGCGCGCTTTCGGTCGGCCTCGGGGTGCAGCCGCACCAACTCGAGCAGACGATCTACAACGTGATCATGGAACGCTCCGTGAAGGTCCAGGACGTGGTGCGCTCGACCACGGTGGAGGGCATGGACCTGCTGCCGAGCAACATCGACCTCTCCGCCGCCGAAGTGCAACTGGTCGCCGAGGTGGGCCGGGAGCAGACGCTGGGCCGGGTGCTGTACCCGGCGATGAAGGAGTACGACTTCATCCTGGTCGACTGCCAGCCGTCGCTGGGCCTGCTCACGGTCAACGCGCTGGCCGCCGCGGACGGCGTGGTCATCCCGCTGGAGTGCGAGTTCTTCAGCCTGCGCGGGGTCGCGCTGCTGATCGACACGATCGAGAAGGTCCAGGAGCGGCTGAACCCGAAGTTGGAGATCAGCGGCATCCTGGCGACCATGTTCGACCCTCGCACGCTGCATTCGCGGGAAGTGATGTCCCGCGTGGTGGAGGCGTTCGGGGACATCGTGTTCGACAGCGTGATCAACCGCACCGTCCGGTTCCCGGAGACGACGGTCGCGGGAGAGCCGATCACCCGCTGGG
- a CDS encoding helix-turn-helix transcriptional regulator, translated as MDETQTERQRTSPTVRRHMLAAELKELRRAAGLTHVDVADRLGWPQAKVSKIEGSRQAVGVEAVIALADICHAEGRHREHLVSLAHQARGRGWWDSYRDVLPPEDRLYIGFEAEAADVRVFGTEVLPELVRTRDYAAAVLAARRSAEPAADSERSLEALEIRQRNLDSGGVPLDLVLAESALRRVVGGPDVLRGQWDRLLEIAARAEVTLRVLPFAAGALAADGSFTVLSFGADSPPAVVYRPALAVRPLLDSPTDVQVHQDAFDQLVESALDPEESVRLLEKEVDRTKA; from the coding sequence ATGGACGAAACGCAAACCGAGCGGCAGCGGACCAGTCCCACGGTCCGGCGTCACATGCTTGCCGCCGAGCTGAAAGAACTGCGCCGGGCGGCCGGGCTGACGCACGTCGATGTCGCCGACCGCTTGGGTTGGCCGCAGGCGAAGGTCAGCAAGATCGAAGGGTCGCGGCAGGCGGTCGGAGTCGAGGCGGTCATCGCCCTCGCGGACATCTGTCACGCCGAAGGCCGGCACCGGGAGCACCTGGTCTCACTCGCCCACCAAGCGCGCGGGCGCGGATGGTGGGACTCGTATCGCGACGTGCTACCGCCCGAAGACAGGCTCTACATCGGCTTCGAGGCCGAAGCCGCCGACGTGCGCGTCTTCGGTACCGAGGTGCTGCCGGAGCTGGTGCGTACCCGGGATTACGCAGCCGCCGTGCTTGCGGCTCGCCGATCTGCCGAACCCGCGGCGGACTCCGAGCGCTCGCTCGAGGCGCTGGAGATCCGTCAGCGGAACTTGGACAGCGGCGGCGTGCCGCTCGACCTCGTACTTGCGGAGTCGGCGTTGCGAAGGGTGGTCGGCGGCCCGGACGTGCTTCGCGGCCAGTGGGACCGTCTGCTGGAGATCGCGGCGAGGGCTGAGGTGACGCTTCGGGTGCTGCCGTTCGCCGCCGGTGCCTTGGCGGCCGACGGCTCGTTCACCGTGCTGTCCTTCGGTGCGGACTCACCTCCGGCCGTGGTGTATCGACCAGCCTTGGCCGTCCGGCCGTTGCTGGACTCGCCCACGGACGTGCAGGTCCACCAGGATGCCTTCGACCAGCTTGTCGAGTCGGCCCTCGACCCGGAGGAGTCGGTGCGCTTGCTGGAGAAGGAGGTGGACCGGACCAAAGCCTGA
- a CDS encoding NUDIX hydrolase: MSSTENAGANEIERTGGTHRFSTVATEDVYVGKILALRADEVAMPGGVQARREVVEHLGAVSVVVLDDADQVVLIHQYRYPLGRRLWELPAGLLDVAGEDPLHTAQRELAEEVGLAAESWSVLADIASSPGFTDQSERIFLARGLSDVQRPDATGDEEADLVIRRFPFDEAVRMVFAGEIVNAPAVTGLLAAHAVRAGAQPRPPEAEWQDRPHSLAKRLHG; encoded by the coding sequence GTGAGCAGCACGGAGAACGCGGGCGCGAACGAGATCGAGCGGACCGGCGGCACGCATCGCTTCAGCACCGTGGCGACCGAGGACGTGTACGTCGGCAAGATCCTGGCGTTGCGGGCGGACGAGGTGGCCATGCCCGGCGGTGTGCAGGCACGCCGCGAGGTGGTCGAGCACCTGGGCGCGGTGTCGGTGGTCGTGCTCGACGACGCCGACCAGGTCGTGTTGATCCACCAGTACCGCTATCCGTTGGGTCGGCGGTTGTGGGAGTTGCCTGCGGGACTGCTCGATGTCGCCGGTGAAGACCCGTTGCACACCGCGCAGCGGGAATTGGCCGAAGAGGTCGGTCTGGCCGCCGAGTCCTGGTCGGTGCTCGCGGACATCGCCTCGTCGCCGGGCTTCACCGACCAGAGCGAGCGGATCTTCCTCGCTCGGGGGTTGTCCGATGTGCAGCGCCCGGACGCCACCGGTGATGAGGAAGCCGACCTGGTGATTCGCCGCTTCCCGTTCGACGAGGCGGTGCGCATGGTCTTCGCCGGTGAGATCGTCAACGCTCCGGCGGTCACCGGTCTGCTCGCCGCGCACGCGGTGCGGGCGGGCGCGCAGCCAAGGCCGCCCGAAGCGGAGTGGCAGGATCGTCCGCACAGCCTTGCCAAGAGGCTGCACGGGTAA
- a CDS encoding CTP synthase — protein MPQARTIKHVFVTGGVASSLGKGLTASSLGELLTSRGLRVTMQKLDPYLNVDPGTMNPFQHGEVFVTEDGAETDLDIGHYERFLDRDLTRNANVTTGQVYSAVIAKERRGEYLGDTVQVIPHITDHIKTRIRAMAEPDEDGRTPDVVITEVGGTVGDIESLPFLEACRQVRHDVGRDNCFFLHVSLVPYLAPSGELKTKPTQHSVAALRNIGIQPDALVCRADRDLPDDLKRKIALMCDVDSDGVVACPDAPSIYDIPRVLHSEGLDAYLVRRLGLPFRDVDWAVWGDLLDRVHKPSEHVRIALVGKYVDLPDAYLSVTEALRAGGFAHRAKVEIAWVPSDTCETESGAAHALAGMDAVLVPGGFGVRGIEGKVGVIRYARTHGIPTLGLCLGLQCMVIETARALGELQRANSTEFEEPCQHPVISTMADQHDVLSGNKDMGGTMRLGAYPAKLQAGSLVAEAYGTTEIAERHRHRYEVNNAYRDRLSKAGVVFSGTSPDERLVEFVELPREEHPFFVGTQAHPELKSRPTRPHPLFAAFVRAAVDYQAAERLPVELADSVQAGA, from the coding sequence GTGCCGCAAGCACGCACGATCAAGCACGTGTTCGTTACCGGAGGTGTGGCCTCCTCCCTGGGCAAGGGCCTTACCGCTTCCAGTCTGGGCGAACTCCTGACCTCCCGCGGTTTGCGGGTGACGATGCAGAAGCTCGACCCCTACCTCAACGTTGACCCCGGAACGATGAACCCGTTCCAGCACGGCGAGGTCTTCGTGACCGAGGACGGCGCCGAGACCGACCTGGACATCGGGCACTACGAGCGGTTCCTCGACCGGGACCTGACGCGGAACGCGAACGTGACGACCGGTCAGGTCTACTCAGCGGTGATCGCCAAAGAACGCCGCGGTGAGTACCTGGGTGACACCGTGCAGGTCATCCCGCACATCACGGATCACATCAAAACGCGGATCCGGGCGATGGCCGAGCCGGATGAGGACGGGCGTACGCCCGACGTGGTCATCACCGAGGTGGGCGGCACCGTGGGGGACATCGAGTCGCTGCCGTTCCTGGAGGCATGCCGCCAGGTGCGGCACGACGTCGGCCGGGACAACTGCTTCTTCCTGCACGTGTCGCTGGTGCCGTACCTGGCGCCGTCCGGGGAGCTGAAGACGAAGCCGACGCAGCACTCGGTCGCGGCCCTGCGCAACATCGGGATCCAGCCGGATGCGCTGGTCTGCCGGGCCGATCGGGACCTTCCCGATGACCTGAAACGCAAGATCGCGTTGATGTGCGACGTCGACTCGGACGGTGTGGTGGCCTGCCCGGACGCACCGTCGATCTACGACATCCCCCGGGTGCTGCACTCCGAGGGACTGGACGCCTACCTGGTGCGCCGTCTCGGACTGCCGTTCCGGGACGTCGACTGGGCGGTGTGGGGCGACCTGCTGGACCGCGTGCACAAACCCAGCGAGCACGTGCGAATCGCGCTGGTGGGCAAGTACGTCGACCTGCCGGATGCTTACCTCTCGGTGACCGAGGCGTTGCGCGCCGGTGGTTTCGCCCACCGGGCGAAGGTGGAGATCGCGTGGGTGCCTTCGGACACCTGCGAGACCGAGTCCGGTGCCGCGCACGCCCTGGCAGGGATGGACGCCGTGCTCGTCCCGGGTGGCTTCGGGGTCCGCGGTATCGAGGGCAAGGTCGGGGTCATCCGGTACGCCCGCACGCACGGCATTCCGACCCTCGGGTTGTGCCTCGGCCTGCAGTGCATGGTCATCGAGACGGCGCGGGCGCTCGGCGAGCTGCAGCGGGCGAACTCCACCGAGTTCGAGGAACCGTGCCAGCACCCGGTGATCAGCACGATGGCCGATCAGCACGACGTCCTCTCCGGGAACAAGGACATGGGCGGCACGATGCGGCTGGGTGCCTACCCGGCCAAGCTGCAGGCGGGCTCACTGGTGGCGGAGGCTTACGGCACCACCGAGATCGCGGAACGGCACCGGCATCGCTACGAGGTCAACAACGCCTACCGCGACCGGTTGAGCAAGGCGGGCGTGGTCTTCTCCGGCACTTCCCCGGACGAACGGCTCGTGGAATTCGTGGAGCTTCCGCGGGAGGAACACCCGTTCTTCGTCGGCACCCAGGCGCACCCCGAGCTCAAGAGCCGGCCGACCCGCCCGCACCCGTTGTTCGCGGCGTTCGTCCGTGCGGCCGTCGATTACCAGGCGGCGGAACGCCTCCCCGTCGAGCTGGCCGACAGCGTTCAGGCAGGGGCCTGA
- a CDS encoding copper transporter, translated as MISMRHHLVSLAAVFLALAVGIVLGSTSLSDRLLSHVGSERDSLSHQVGELSAERTALQARLDGARRFSAATAPMAVRGQLADRGVVLVSSWDVPQQERDGARRMIEAAGGRVTGDMQLTEAVAAPDRADQLRRVVTRLLPAGVQLPTATDLGTLTGGLLGPLTMLDQATGQPQVSPEERSAALGGLSEGGFATASGEVQPAPLALVLTGGAERGDDAGSRASVVARLATQLDRSGSGAVLAGRSGSAAGAGAVGVARADSSTAAALSTVDDVETPQGMAAAVLALREQLDHRAGHYGVAGTAQGVVPGARD; from the coding sequence GTGATCTCGATGCGGCATCACCTGGTTTCGTTGGCCGCGGTGTTCCTGGCACTGGCGGTCGGGATCGTGCTCGGGTCGACGTCGTTGAGCGACCGGTTGCTGTCCCACGTCGGTAGCGAGCGGGATTCCCTGAGCCATCAGGTCGGCGAGCTGAGCGCCGAACGCACGGCGTTGCAAGCGCGCCTCGACGGAGCGCGGCGCTTCAGCGCCGCGACGGCTCCGATGGCGGTGCGGGGTCAGCTCGCCGACCGCGGAGTCGTCCTGGTCAGCTCGTGGGACGTTCCACAACAGGAGCGGGACGGCGCGCGCCGCATGATCGAGGCGGCGGGCGGCCGCGTGACCGGTGATATGCAGCTCACCGAGGCGGTCGCCGCACCGGACCGTGCGGACCAGTTGCGCCGGGTGGTCACCCGGTTGCTGCCCGCCGGGGTGCAGCTGCCGACCGCGACGGATCTCGGCACGCTCACGGGCGGGTTGCTGGGGCCGCTGACCATGCTGGACCAGGCGACCGGACAGCCTCAGGTCTCCCCGGAAGAGCGGTCGGCCGCCCTGGGCGGGTTGAGCGAAGGCGGGTTCGCCACGGCCTCCGGCGAGGTCCAGCCCGCGCCGCTGGCCCTGGTCCTGACCGGCGGTGCGGAACGCGGAGATGACGCGGGAAGCCGTGCGAGCGTGGTGGCCCGCCTGGCGACTCAGCTCGACCGCTCGGGATCCGGAGCTGTACTCGCCGGCCGTTCCGGGTCCGCAGCCGGCGCCGGCGCGGTCGGGGTTGCCAGGGCGGACTCGTCGACGGCCGCCGCGCTCTCCACAGTGGACGATGTGGAGACCCCGCAGGGGATGGCGGCCGCTGTGCTCGCGTTGCGCGAGCAGCTCGACCATCGAGCCGGGCACTACGGCGTCGCGGGTACCGCGCAAGGCGTGGTGCCCGGCGCCAGGGACTGA
- a CDS encoding DUF1707 domain-containing protein produces the protein MRIGDEERSQASQALGEHFAKSRLTVVEYEERLDRALRAVTRNDLMALFADLPGPRPMGLPAPPQAQAPGPPLPYRPTPYPGYDALIRSGKSRITAGVLQIVLPFGVGRFYTGHTGTAIAQLLLFFFGLLTFGLTSAIAAIWCFIDGIVLLANTDSTDAAGRRLSS, from the coding sequence ATGCGGATCGGCGACGAGGAACGGTCACAGGCTTCGCAAGCCCTCGGCGAACACTTCGCAAAAAGTCGGCTGACCGTGGTCGAGTACGAGGAACGGCTCGATCGAGCTCTCCGCGCCGTTACCCGCAACGATCTGATGGCGCTGTTCGCCGACCTGCCGGGGCCACGCCCGATGGGTCTGCCTGCGCCACCGCAGGCACAAGCGCCGGGACCACCGCTCCCGTACCGCCCGACCCCTTACCCCGGGTACGACGCGCTCATCCGGTCGGGCAAGTCCCGGATCACGGCCGGTGTGCTGCAGATCGTGCTGCCATTCGGCGTGGGGCGGTTCTACACCGGCCACACCGGCACAGCCATCGCGCAACTCCTGCTGTTCTTCTTCGGGCTGTTGACCTTCGGCCTTACCAGTGCGATAGCCGCGATCTGGTGCTTCATCGACGGAATCGTGCTGCTGGCCAACACAGACAGCACCGACGCAGCGGGACGCCGCCTGAGCTCTTGA
- the xerD gene encoding site-specific tyrosine recombinase XerD, giving the protein MKASEGLPEGLRAAFAGYLDHLAVERGTARSTLDSYARDLRRYGAHLAESGVHELREVGAGHLAEFTAELREGAAQRPALAQSSAARALVAVRGLHRFAHAEGWVEADVAREVSPPTPSRRLPKALPVDEVLRLLDNAAGQDGRGLRDRALLELLYSSGARISEAVGLDVDDVDSGERTVLLNGKGGRQRIVPVGRPALEALQAYLVRSRPTLAGRGRGTSAVFLNSRGGRLSRQSAWNTLKTAAERAGITREVSPHVLRHSFATHLLEGGADVRVVQELLGHASVTTTQVYTLVTVNTLREVYATAHPRALSAGS; this is encoded by the coding sequence GTGAAAGCCTCCGAAGGACTTCCCGAGGGGCTGCGCGCCGCCTTCGCCGGATATTTGGACCATTTGGCGGTCGAGCGGGGGACCGCGCGCAGCACGCTCGATTCCTACGCGCGCGATTTGCGGCGTTATGGGGCACATCTGGCGGAGTCGGGTGTTCATGAGTTGCGCGAGGTCGGGGCGGGGCACCTGGCCGAATTCACCGCCGAACTCCGTGAAGGTGCTGCGCAGCGGCCTGCGCTCGCGCAATCTTCGGCGGCTCGGGCGCTTGTGGCGGTGCGCGGGCTGCACCGGTTCGCACACGCGGAGGGCTGGGTCGAAGCCGACGTGGCGCGGGAGGTGTCGCCGCCTACGCCTTCACGTCGGTTGCCGAAGGCGTTGCCGGTGGATGAGGTGCTGCGACTGCTCGACAACGCGGCCGGGCAGGACGGGCGCGGACTGCGGGATCGTGCGTTGCTGGAATTGCTGTATTCGTCCGGCGCTCGAATCTCCGAGGCCGTGGGTCTGGACGTCGACGATGTCGACTCCGGCGAACGGACGGTGCTGCTCAACGGCAAGGGCGGCCGGCAGCGGATCGTGCCGGTCGGGCGCCCCGCGCTGGAAGCGTTGCAGGCGTACCTCGTGCGCTCCCGTCCGACGCTGGCCGGGCGCGGGCGGGGGACGTCGGCGGTGTTCCTGAATTCCCGCGGCGGCAGGTTGTCGCGGCAGAGCGCTTGGAACACGTTGAAGACTGCGGCGGAGCGTGCGGGGATCACCCGTGAGGTTTCCCCGCACGTGCTGCGCCATTCGTTCGCGACGCACCTGCTGGAGGGCGGTGCCGACGTGCGCGTCGTGCAGGAGCTGCTCGGGCACGCCTCGGTCACGACGACGCAGGTCTACACGCTGGTCACGGTGAACACGCTGCGTGAGGTGTACGCCACCGCGCATCCCCGCGCGCTCAGCGCTGGGTCTTGA